From uncultured Pseudodesulfovibrio sp.:
ATCCCTCTTGGTTATGAACTTGGAAGATTGGATTATGAAGCAATTCAGAGCTGATCATTTTGAGTATGATGAGGTCAAAATGGACATAACAATCGAGTAGGTTCTTTCATATATATGGAATCAGGAATCGGCATGTGGGCCAAAGGGTGCTCATCTATTGTTGAGCAGTATCAGAATTATTACAATGGCCTGCGTCATTTTGTAGAGAAACCGATTTCTAGGGGAGGCTGCTATGATGACTATCGATGGGAAGTATCCGAGGGGTTTGGTGAGGGATTCTCAGAGTTGCTGCATATGAACAGCGGGCCCAGTGTGGGGCTGTGCGGTTATAAACTCGAAGACCCGTTGGATAGCCATTACGAGGAGTTAGGGTCCTCTTTCAAATTTAGCATTATGCTTTCTGGTGATTTTAGAATTTCGTCTTTGGACGGGCGTCAGGCGGAAATCGTTCAGGGTGGTGATTTGTGGTTTTGTACGGGGAAACGAGGGGAAGTGAGGTGTGTGCAACCGGCAGAAAAGTTTATCAGTGGCATCTCCGTAGGGTTGTCTCAAGGGATGCTGGACGCATGGCTAGGGGGTGCCTCCTGTGAATTGAGTCAGTCTCTCGAAAAGCTTGTGGAAGGGAGGTCGCAGCGTAATGAATTCGTTCAATTCGGCGCTGTTCCAAAGGCACGGGCCATGCCTTGCGACCATCCGGTCATGCAGATAGCCAGTAAATTGTACTTGACTCAACGGCATACACTGTGTGGTCGATTGCGGTTTGAGTCTTTGGCCCTTGATTTTTTGTGTCGAATGTTGATGCTTGACGGCCCATTGAAAAACCATTGTCCGGGTAATCGGCCACAGCGACAACGTGCTGTTGATGAAGCCCGGAGTATTTTGGATGAAGAGTGGGGTGCACCGCCGACTATTTCTTCATTATCGCGACGGGTTGGGATTAATGAATGCTATCTCAAAACTGATTTCCGTGCAGAGACCGGGCTGTCCATCGGAGCGTATATTCGTAAGCTTCGTATGGAAAAGGCTTTGGGGCTCATAGAGTCCGGACGACGCTCGGTCATGCAGGCCGCTGCATTTGTGGGGTATTCAAATCCTAGCCATTTTAGCAGGGCCTTCAAACGTTTTCATGGCCGGCTGCCGTCTTCCTATCTTGTTCGTTCCTAGTTGAGTGTTTCATCCTTCCTTTATACCTCTAGGCAATTTTTCCTGTTTGCGTCTTAGTTTCTACTGATCGGGGTGGAAACATAAGGTTTGCCTCTGTATTTCTTCAAGTCCTGAATCAAACGAACAAAGCCTGTGGATATCCCTGAATGATCGCGGGAAATTTGGAGGGCTGTAGCTCTGTCTTTTTCCAGTTCTTCAGTGTGTGATTTTGTGCGTATGACGCCATTTTGGGGTTGGGAATAATGTCGTTTCTTCTTATTACTTGAAACCTTTTGAAGGATGAAGATTTCCTTTTGTTTGGGATGTCGTCTCCTTCATCAAGTGAGGTCTAAAATGTATTCACAAACAAAAAAGAGTTGTTGTGAACAAACATCGCTATGTTCTGGTGGTGGTGAAAAAAACAAGCGTGGTATCTGGGAACTGATGCGACCTGTTAATCCGGGCATTCATTTGGCCATGGTGATGTCGGCTGTTGGCTCCATTGCCGGTTTGGGTGGTGTCGCTTCTCTTGCTTTGGTAATTACAGCGCTTCTTACCAAAGACCCACGGCTGTGGGTATGGGTACTTCTGTCCATTTCCTTGACTTTGGCTTCTATTTTTCTTCGCATGTATTCGTTTACCGTTTCGCATCTTGCGGCCTTCAGGCTGGAAATCTTGTTGCGCACAAACTTGACTGATCACTTAGCGAAAATACCACTTGGCTATCTGTTGGGGCATGGTTCCGGAGCGATTGCCAAAGTGGTGCAGGATGACGTCAAGGCTTTGCATGCCTTCGTGGCTGACAGTACTCCCATGATCGGGCGTGGTGTTGCTGCTCCGCTGGCGACATTGGTTCTTTTGCTGCTGGTCGATTGGCGGTTGGCTTTGGTCGCTTTGGGTGTCCTGCTGACCGGTGGAGTGTGCATGTGGCTGGGCATGCGGGGGAATACGGAAATGCAACGTCGCTATGATGCGGAAAGAGAAAGAATCAACAGCACGGTCGTTGAATTTGTGCAGGCCATGCCGGTTGTTCGGACCTTTGATGACGGAGCTGTATCTTTTGGGCAGATAAAGTTCTTTTCTTTGCCTTTATGGTGGTCACCTTCCTTATGATGATTGTGTTCGGCAGTCTTAAGATCGGATTAATTGCCATGATCCCCAATATTGCTCCCGCATTGGTTGTTGGTGCAATCATGGGCTTTGCTGATATCCCGCTTGATCTTGTCACAGTCACGATTATTCCCATGCTGCTTGGGTTGGCGGTCGACGATACGATTCATTTTATTAACCATAGCCAACTGGAATTTGAGCATTGCGGACGTTATGCCGAGAGCAACCGTCGAACCTTTTTAGCCGTTGGCGGGGCTTTGCTCATGACAACGATTGTACTGACGTTGAGCTTTGCGGCTTATATGGCTTCGGATGTAAAAATATTCGTGAGCATGGGTTTTTTGGTTGGCTCAGGCTTGTTTGCCGCTCTTGCTGCTGATTTCTTTATCACTCCCACATTGCTTTCTTTGACCAAGCCTTTTGGGAAAGAAAGAAAAGATTGAGCAGGAGAGGCTTTACATACGAACTTATTCTGTGTAGATGTCCACTTGATATTGAAAATGATTTTCATCATCACAAAGCTTGCTTATAAAGTAATGCCTGTGCAGGACCCTTTGATTAAAGAAATACATATGCCGGATCACCTCGGTTGTTGATTCGTTCAGGAGCACACATGTTGATTAGGAGCACGTTTGCAATGGCCTTATTACTTCTTATGCCCATTGGGGCTCAAGGGGCTGCAACGCCTGAAGAAGTTCATGCGAAAATGGCAAAAGCCGTAGCATCCGAAGCCAAGGCGCAAACATTGTACACCCAGTGGACGGACACAAAGGCCGGGATCGCGGATGAAATAAGAGATATGAAGGCCATGGATGACTGGTTGGATTTTCAGACAAAAAAGTATTCAAAATATATTGAAAAACAACGGGTTGTAATTGCGGAATTGGAGCGACGCAAGGAAGAGGTCAAACGTATTCGTATGCAATTGGAGCCTTTTCTTGAAACCGTGGTGACAACGCTTGATGAGTATGTCGCGCAGGATTTACCGTTTTTGGCTGATGAACGACAGGGGAGAATCGCATTCCTCCGTTCTTCTTTGGATGATTATCGTCTCGGTCTCAGCGAAAAACTCCGTAGGGTGTTTGAAGCGCTTCTCGTAGAAACTGAGTACGGACGAAACGTTGCCACAACAACACAGGAATTGGTCTTGAACGGTGTTCCGACGCAGGTTTCCGTCTTTAGACTTGGCCGTACTGCGTTATTTTATCAGGCCTCTGACGGATCTGCTGCCGGTGTTTGGGATAAGTTATCTAATTCATGGGAGCCACTTGCTCAGGATTATGTCCGAACTCTTCGACGGGCTCGGGAGATGGCCGAGCGAAAGCGTGCAGTCCAACTTCTTGAGTTGCCTATAGGAGCTGTCCAATGAAATCATTGTTTATTACCCTTGTCGCTCTTGTGACCCTCTCTACACCTGCTTTTGCTCAGCAGTGGCAGCAGGTGGCTCAGGAAGTGACTGCTTCGGCCAGTGAGGCCCAAAAGAATGTTCGGCAGACGGCGAAGATTGTAGCTCGTGAACGTCAGGAGATAATGTCGGAAAAGAGCGTGTTGCAAAAGTCCATCAAGAGTAAACAGAAGCAATTCGATATTTCCAAGACACAGTATGAGGCTCTTCTTGAACAGGAAAAAGCCTTGCAAGAGGAGCTCGCTGAGCAGGCTCATGAACTCAAGACTATTGATGGCACCATACGTACTGCGGCCAAGCAGGCGCGTGATTACTTTAATGAAAGTCTGACAACTTCCGAATTCCCGCAACGTGAAGCTGTGTTAACGGAAGTGCTTCAACCGGAGAAGTTCCCTGGCCTTGAAGGGATTCAGAATCTTTTGTCATTATTTCTTGATGAGTTGCAGGCTTCAGGAACCATTATGAGGCGGTCGGGTGATTTCATTGGTACCGATGGCAAAGACAAAACCGGCGATCTCCTTCGTGTCGGAACATTCACCATGGCATACCGTTTGGCTGATGGTTCGCTCGGCTTTTTGCGTCCGGGTAATGACGGGAGCAAATTGGTCGCAGTACAAGGTGATCCGGGGTGGAGTCTTTCGAGCTTGATGGATGAATATTTTGACGGGAAGAGCGATGTCTTCCCGGTGGATATTTCAAATGGCGCCGCCTTTACTCGTCTGGCTCAGGAACAGAAGGGAGTTTACGAATGGTTGAGTGCCGGTGGACTGCTTGTCTGGCCGATCATTCTGGTAGGTATCGTTGCAATGATTCTCGTTATTGAACGGTTCTATTCATTGAGTCGAATTCGTGGAAATTCTGATCGGAACATCGCTACGATTTTGGACATGGTGAATACGGGGCAGTGGCAGGAGTGCCGAAAGTTTTGTCAGGAACAATCTCATTATCCCACATGTAGAATTATTGGTCATACGCTTAAGTATC
This genomic window contains:
- a CDS encoding AraC family transcriptional regulator, whose protein sequence is MESGIGMWAKGCSSIVEQYQNYYNGLRHFVEKPISRGGCYDDYRWEVSEGFGEGFSELLHMNSGPSVGLCGYKLEDPLDSHYEELGSSFKFSIMLSGDFRISSLDGRQAEIVQGGDLWFCTGKRGEVRCVQPAEKFISGISVGLSQGMLDAWLGGASCELSQSLEKLVEGRSQRNEFVQFGAVPKARAMPCDHPVMQIASKLYLTQRHTLCGRLRFESLALDFLCRMLMLDGPLKNHCPGNRPQRQRAVDEARSILDEEWGAPPTISSLSRRVGINECYLKTDFRAETGLSIGAYIRKLRMEKALGLIESGRRSVMQAAAFVGYSNPSHFSRAFKRFHGRLPSSYLVRS
- a CDS encoding ABC transporter transmembrane domain-containing protein, whose amino-acid sequence is MYSQTKKSCCEQTSLCSGGGEKNKRGIWELMRPVNPGIHLAMVMSAVGSIAGLGGVASLALVITALLTKDPRLWVWVLLSISLTLASIFLRMYSFTVSHLAAFRLEILLRTNLTDHLAKIPLGYLLGHGSGAIAKVVQDDVKALHAFVADSTPMIGRGVAAPLATLVLLLLVDWRLALVALGVLLTGGVCMWLGMRGNTEMQRRYDAERERINSTVVEFVQAMPVVRTFDDGAVSFGQIKFFSLPLWWSPSL
- a CDS encoding MMPL family transporter; the encoded protein is MMIVFGSLKIGLIAMIPNIAPALVVGAIMGFADIPLDLVTVTIIPMLLGLAVDDTIHFINHSQLEFEHCGRYAESNRRTFLAVGGALLMTTIVLTLSFAAYMASDVKIFVSMGFLVGSGLFAALAADFFITPTLLSLTKPFGKERKD
- a CDS encoding DUF3450 domain-containing protein translates to MALLLLMPIGAQGAATPEEVHAKMAKAVASEAKAQTLYTQWTDTKAGIADEIRDMKAMDDWLDFQTKKYSKYIEKQRVVIAELERRKEEVKRIRMQLEPFLETVVTTLDEYVAQDLPFLADERQGRIAFLRSSLDDYRLGLSEKLRRVFEALLVETEYGRNVATTTQELVLNGVPTQVSVFRLGRTALFYQASDGSAAGVWDKLSNSWEPLAQDYVRTLRRAREMAERKRAVQLLELPIGAVQ
- a CDS encoding MotA/TolQ/ExbB proton channel family protein, with product MKSLFITLVALVTLSTPAFAQQWQQVAQEVTASASEAQKNVRQTAKIVARERQEIMSEKSVLQKSIKSKQKQFDISKTQYEALLEQEKALQEELAEQAHELKTIDGTIRTAAKQARDYFNESLTTSEFPQREAVLTEVLQPEKFPGLEGIQNLLSLFLDELQASGTIMRRSGDFIGTDGKDKTGDLLRVGTFTMAYRLADGSLGFLRPGNDGSKLVAVQGDPGWSLSSLMDEYFDGKSDVFPVDISNGAAFTRLAQEQKGVYEWLSAGGLLVWPIILVGIVAMILVIERFYSLSRIRGNSDRNIATILDMVNTGQWQECRKFCQEQSHYPTCRIIGHTLKYLGNTREIIENAFQEGLLRELPMLERFLPTLNVLAAVAPLLGLLGTVTGMINTFQIITVYGTGDPRMMSGGISEALVTTQLGLAVAVPIMILHHILERRVDRIIGDMEEKGTGFAVALMKLGKIKKREEYDAAA